The following are encoded together in the Geobacter sulfurreducens PCA genome:
- a CDS encoding mannose-1-phosphate guanyltransferase, whose translation MKAVIMAGGFGTRIQPLTSSIPKPMIPLLNRPIMLHIVELLKKYEITDLVMLLYHQPAVIKNFFRDGTDFGVKITYVTPLQDMGTAGAVKCAEKYLDERFIVISGDLLTDFNLQKIIDFHEEKEALATITLTSVKDPLQFGVVITDKEKRISQFLEKPGWGEVISDTINTGIYVLEPEIFSHIPAEENYDFSQDLFPKLLEKQQSLFGYTAKGYWRDIGNTDSYREAHHDIFKGKVNVRIDEPKQDLVGKDLRLGSDVNLDEHVTLEGTVVIGDNSQVFESAHIKDTVIGRNCTIEAGVRLSRCVIWDNVYVKRGAKLNDSVLCGNVRVGNGVVMEEGVIVADDTSIGEESYIKRDVKIWPRKVIEAGATVTGNLIWGEKWKKALFEGALIKGLTNMELTPEFVAKLGCAYGTTLPKGSFVISGRDAYRSSRMLKRSFIGGLLSSGVNVRDLTMVPMPVLRYKLRSFGEVGGIQFRQALDDPASTEIIFLDGDGLDFSSSMGKNVERIFFKENFRRAHHTEPGGLTEIPQQVMDFYREGFLHAIGKTPLQKKAFKVVIDFNHSPASQLLPGILTQMGCEVISLNAYVDEERGVQALSDRGQSLSQLSKIVATLEANAGFWLDPTVEGVIMVDETGTVHEGADILLLMVGLALKAGEKGVFAIPVSAPSAIERMAQERGCAVTRTKSADRSMIEAALSSEVILAGSMDGRFAFPRFQAAFDGMFAIAKSIEMAARSGASISATAAEIPRRAFLHTRVPCVWDMKGGIMRKMSEDSLDKEASFIDGIKVHFGEDWALVLPDQYQPHVHIVAEARDPKAAQKLLTEYQKKVEQWKKELS comes from the coding sequence ATGAAAGCCGTGATCATGGCCGGCGGGTTCGGTACCCGCATCCAGCCCCTGACGAGCAGCATTCCGAAACCAATGATCCCCCTCCTCAACCGTCCGATCATGCTTCACATCGTGGAGCTGCTCAAAAAATACGAGATCACCGACTTGGTCATGCTCCTGTACCATCAGCCGGCGGTCATCAAGAACTTCTTCCGCGACGGCACGGATTTCGGCGTCAAGATCACCTATGTGACCCCACTTCAGGACATGGGGACCGCCGGTGCCGTCAAGTGCGCCGAGAAGTATCTGGACGAACGGTTCATCGTCATCAGCGGCGACCTCCTCACCGACTTCAACCTTCAGAAAATCATCGACTTCCACGAGGAGAAAGAGGCCTTGGCCACCATCACCCTCACCTCGGTAAAAGATCCGCTCCAGTTCGGCGTGGTCATTACCGACAAGGAAAAGCGGATCTCCCAGTTCCTGGAGAAACCCGGCTGGGGCGAGGTGATCTCCGACACCATCAATACCGGCATCTACGTTCTGGAGCCGGAAATTTTCTCCCATATCCCGGCCGAGGAGAACTACGACTTCTCCCAGGACCTCTTCCCGAAGCTGCTGGAGAAGCAGCAGTCCCTGTTCGGCTACACCGCCAAAGGATACTGGCGGGATATCGGCAACACCGACTCCTACCGTGAGGCCCACCACGACATCTTCAAAGGGAAGGTGAACGTAAGGATCGACGAGCCGAAGCAGGATCTGGTGGGCAAGGATCTGCGGCTCGGCTCCGACGTGAACCTGGACGAGCATGTGACCCTGGAGGGGACGGTGGTCATCGGTGATAACTCCCAGGTCTTCGAGAGCGCCCACATCAAGGATACGGTGATTGGACGCAACTGCACCATCGAGGCGGGGGTACGGCTCTCCCGCTGTGTGATCTGGGATAATGTCTACGTAAAGCGGGGGGCGAAGCTGAACGACAGCGTCCTCTGCGGCAACGTCCGCGTGGGGAACGGCGTGGTGATGGAGGAGGGGGTCATCGTGGCCGACGACACCTCCATCGGCGAAGAGTCCTACATCAAGCGCGACGTGAAGATCTGGCCGCGCAAGGTGATCGAGGCCGGGGCCACCGTCACCGGCAACCTGATCTGGGGTGAGAAGTGGAAAAAAGCCCTGTTCGAGGGGGCCCTCATCAAGGGTCTCACCAACATGGAACTCACCCCCGAGTTCGTGGCTAAGCTGGGCTGCGCCTACGGCACGACCCTTCCCAAGGGGAGCTTCGTGATTTCCGGCCGCGACGCTTACCGCTCCTCCCGGATGCTCAAGCGGAGCTTCATCGGCGGCCTTCTCTCCTCCGGGGTCAACGTCCGCGACCTGACCATGGTCCCGATGCCTGTGCTGCGCTACAAGCTCCGTTCCTTCGGGGAGGTGGGCGGCATCCAGTTCCGACAGGCTCTGGATGACCCCGCCTCCACCGAAATCATCTTCCTGGACGGCGACGGCCTCGACTTCTCCAGCTCAATGGGCAAAAACGTGGAACGGATCTTCTTCAAGGAGAACTTCCGCCGGGCCCACCACACGGAGCCGGGGGGGCTCACGGAAATCCCCCAGCAGGTGATGGATTTCTATCGTGAGGGATTCCTGCACGCCATCGGCAAGACGCCGCTCCAGAAAAAAGCGTTCAAGGTGGTCATCGACTTCAACCACTCGCCGGCCAGCCAACTCCTCCCCGGCATCCTTACTCAGATGGGGTGCGAAGTCATCAGCCTCAACGCGTACGTGGACGAGGAGCGGGGGGTCCAGGCCCTGTCGGATCGGGGGCAGAGTCTCTCGCAGCTTTCCAAGATCGTCGCCACTCTGGAGGCGAACGCCGGCTTCTGGCTCGACCCCACCGTGGAGGGAGTCATCATGGTCGACGAAACCGGGACGGTCCACGAGGGGGCCGACATCCTGCTGCTGATGGTCGGGCTCGCCCTTAAGGCCGGCGAAAAAGGGGTGTTCGCCATACCGGTCTCGGCACCCTCGGCCATCGAACGGATGGCCCAGGAACGGGGCTGCGCCGTTACCCGCACCAAGAGCGCCGACCGCTCCATGATCGAGGCGGCCCTCTCCTCGGAGGTCATCCTGGCCGGTTCCATGGATGGCCGCTTCGCCTTCCCCCGGTTCCAGGCAGCCTTCGACGGCATGTTCGCCATCGCCAAGTCCATCGAGATGGCGGCCCGCAGCGGAGCGTCCATCTCGGCAACTGCCGCGGAAATCCCCCGTCGGGCCTTCCTTCACACCCGGGTCCCCTGCGTCTGGGACATGAAGGGTGGAATCATGCGTAAGATGAGCGAGGACAGCCTCGACAAGGAGGCAAGCTTCATCGACGGGATCAAGGTCCATTTCGGCGAGGACTGGGCCCTCGTCCTCCCCGACCAGTACCAGCCCCACGTCCACATCGTGGCCGAGGCCCGGGACCCCAAGGCCGCCCAGAAACTGCTGACCGAGTACCAGAAAAAAGTGGAGCAGTGGAAGAAGGAGCTGTCATAA